Genomic DNA from Burkholderia plantarii:
CCTGCTGTCGAGCGTGATCCGCTATCGCGCGCAGGATCTGGTGCGCTATTCGCCGGTCAGTGAAAAGCATGTGGATACCGGCATGAGCGTCGCGGGGCTCTGCGCCGCCGCGTTGCAGTACAGCGACAACTCGGCCGCGAACCTGCTGATCCGGATGGTGGGCGGCCCGGCCGCGGTGACCGCCTACGCGCGTTCGATCGGCGACCGCCGGTTCCGGCTCGATCGCATCGAAACCGAACTGAACGACGCGGTGCCCGGCGACGAGCGCGACACCACCACGCCCGCCGCGATGCTCGATACGCTGCGGCGCGTCACGCTCGGCGACGCGCTCGACGCGTCCGGTCGCGCCCGGCTGATCAGCTGGATGCTCGGCAATACGACCGGCGACGCGCGGATTCGCGCGGGCGTGCCGGCCGGCTGGCGCGTGGCCGACAAGACCGGCAGCGGCGACTACGGCAGCGCGAACGACGTCGCCGTGATCTATCCGCCGCGGCGCGCGCCGATCGTGCTGGTGGTGTACACCACGCGCGATCGCAAGGACGCGGAGTACGACAACGCCGCGATCGCCTCGGCCGCGCGGATCGTGACGGCGGCGTTCGGCTGAGGCGGCCTGGTTCCGGGCGATGGCGCGGACGGCAGGGACATGGCGCGGGCGCTTCCGGAGTACGTTCCGGCCGCGTTCCGTCGCCCGGGTGACGGCTAGCCCGGATTCCGCCCGCCCGCCGCCCGCTGCCCGCTGCCCGCCGCTGGCCGCTGGCCGCTGGCCGCCCGCCGCTGGTCCGGCCGCTGGCGCGAACCCCGCTCCGGCGGCGGCTCGCCTTATGTTTTCGGATCGCTTATCGTGACGCCTGACACGCCGGCGTCCGCATCCGCATCAGTATCCCGCCGGCGCCTTCGCTTCCCGTTCTCCCGCGCTCCGCACCTCGTCGCCATGCATCGTCTGCCGCCGCTCAACGCCCTGCACGTATTCGTCACGGTCGCGCGCCATCTGAACTTCACGCGCGCGGCCGACGCGCTGTGCCTCACGCAGGGCGCGGTCAGCCGGCAGATCCAGTCGCTCGAGGCGCACTACGGCTTCCCGCTGTTCGTGCGGCGCGCGAAGGGGCTCGCGCTGACGCCGGAGGGCGAGCAACTGCTGCCCGTGGTGGCCGACAGTTTCGCGCGCATCGACGAGGTCTCGCGGCGCCTCACGCGCGAGCGCACCGATCTCGCGCTGAAGGTGCCCACCTGCGTGATGCGCTGGATCCTGCCGAAGGTCATGCAGTTCCAGGCCGAGCATCCCGACCTGCACGTGCAGATGACCACCGCCTGGCGGCACGACGTCGATTTCGCGACCGAGCCGTTCGACGCGGCGATCGTCTACGGCGGCGCGGGCGGCCCGGAGATCTACACGGTGCCGCTGTTCGACGAGCGGCTCACGCCCGTGTGCGCGCCGGAGCTGCTGGCGGACCGGCCGCTTGCCTCGGGTGCCGATCTGGCGCGCCACACGCTGCTGCACCCCACGCGCGACCATCGCGACTGGCGGCAATGGCTCGCCCACGCGGGCATCGACGGCGTCGACGCGGCGCGCGGGCCGAGCTTCGACACGCTCGACCTGGCGACCAACGCGGCGATGCAGGGCTTCGGCGTGGCGATCGGCGACGTGACGCTGGTGGCCGAGGACGTGGCCGCGCGGCGCCTGGCACGGCCGTTCGACGCGGTACTGGCCACCGGCGCGCGCTACGCGTTCGTCTGCCCGGCGCGCAACGCGGCGCAGCCGAAGCTCGGCGTGTTCGGCGCGTGGCTCGCCGCGCATCGCGATTGAACGGGCCGGCCGGCCCCGCCGATCAGCGGGCCCGCGGCTGCCACGAGCGGCGCAGCGCGCATGAATCGGTCGTGATGGCAGAGGTCGTGCGGCGGTCACCATGCCGGCAATCCGGCAATCCGGCAATCAGGCGGACCGCCGGGCGCCGGCGAGGCCGTCCATGCCTACGGATTACTCCGTCTCGTCGAGGTAGTCGTCGGCGTTTCCCGTCCAGAGCGGCATGCGCGGGAATACCGCGCTGGCTGCCAGCGCCGTGTTTTCGGACGACTGGGCGCCGATGACCAGCGCGAACAGCTGGCCGGCGCCACCTGTATAGGTGGCCGATGCCTGCCAGCGCCAGGCGATTTCACCGAGCGCCACCCAAACCCCGCCGGTCGGCTTGAACATCACGTACAGATGGTAGGTTTCGTCGATACGGACGCTTTGCTTGACCAACATCGGCCCGCTGCCGCCCAGCAGACTCGAAGGCGTATCGTCGGTGGTCAGGGTATGGGTTGCGGCGCCGGCCGCCGTGTCGAACGGCCCGTCGCATTCCTCGCCATCGCACTCGAACGGGTAGATGAATTCCCGATCGACGACTTCGCCCGGCGAGACGCCATCGGGAAGGGCCGCGCCATCCGCCGCCGTGCCGGGACGATTGACCCGGAAGGTCTGGGTCATGCACAGCTTTCCCTGCCAGGCAAAGCCGGCCGGCAGGTTGACGGTGGCGGTCGCGGCAATGCCGGGTCTTTGCAGTGCCGTATTGCCGAATGAAAGCGTGCAAACGCTGCTCGCCGGATCGCCTGGAACGCGCAACGGCGCCAGGATCTGGCTGACGCCGGTTTGGGCGGAATAGTGCGCGAGCGCGGGGCTCGCCACGGTCACGGCGATCGTGGTGGTGGCCGCTTGCCCGTTGACGTCGGCGGTCACGACGATCGTCACCGCACCCGACGTCGCCCAATAAAACGTGGCCTGGCCGGCACCCGCGGCGAACGGCGTGACCGCGCCGGCGGTATCGGTCGCCGTGTAATTGCCGACGATGGCGCCGGCGGGCGTGACGTCGAACGACAGCCCGGTGATATTGGCCCCGGGCGTGTTCGGAGAACTGACCGTCCAGGTTTCGCGGCCGCCGATGACCGCCGGATAACCATCGGCCACCGGGCCGGCAAGCCCCTGGACAGCCAGGGCTGGAACGACCGCCGCCGCCGGCGGCGACGCCTGGGCTGCGGGTTGCGCCGCCGCCTGGGCCGCCGGTTGAGCCTGCGCTACCAACGGCGTATGACAGAACGGGCACTCACCCGGAGAGGCGCTGGTATACGTGCAAAACGGGGCATTCTTGCAGACATACATGAGATCACCTCGGTGAATCCGGAATGGGCGGACTGGATTGCTTGAGGCGAGTCTATCGAGTCGAGGCAGGCGGAACTTGAACAAATCGACGAATCTGCTCGCGGGTGCTGCGAATGCGATGTCGGCAGGGAGAACCGGCGAGCCACGCCGGAAAATCCGGCACGGATACGGGAGAAGACGAACGCCGCCGCCGTCAGGCGACGGCAGCGGACCGGGCTCAGGTGCCGCGCTTGCGCACCGCGCCGACGATCACGAGCAGCACGATCGCGCCGATGATCGAGGCGACCCAGCCCGCCCCCTGGCCCGGCTGGTACCAGCCGGCCATGCGGCCCACGTAGCCGGCCACCACCGAGCCGGCGATGCCGAGCACGATCGTCATCACGATGCCCATGCCGTCGTCGCCGGGTTTCAGCGCGCGCGCGAGCAGGCCGACGACGAGACCGACCACCAGGGTTTCGAGGAGATGAATCATGAGCGCTCCTTGCGGGTTGGATCGAAACGGGTGAAATACATTCGCATGGACCGGCCGACGCGCGCACAGTTCGGCAGCAGCACCCGTGCCTGCCCAGGCTCGGCGGCCGGGCGCGTCCGGCCTGGACTCACGCCGATGCCAGGCCGCCGTCGCCACCCGCGGCTTCGCCGCGCCGGTAGCCGCCCGTGGCCGCCAGCAGCGCGCGCGTGTAGTCGCTCGTCACGCGCGCGGCGCGCAGGTCCTCGATCGCGAGCTGCTCGACGATGCCGCCGTGCCGCATCACGGCGAGCCGCTCGCAGAGGAAGCCGACCACGGCGAGATGATGGCTGACCAGCAGCATCGTCAGCCCGCGCTCGCGATGCAGGCGGCTCAGCAGGTTCAGGATGCCGGCCTGCACCGACACGTCGAGCGCCGAGGTCGGCTCGTCGAGCAGCAGCACGCGCGGCTCGACGATCAGCGCGCGCGCGATCGCCACGCGCTGCCGCTGGCCGCCCGAGAGCTGGTGCGGGTAGCGGAACCGGAACGCGGCGTCGAGCCCGACCTCGGCCAGCGCGCGCGGGATGCGCGTGTCGGCGCCGGCGATGCCGTGGATCGCGAGCGGCTCGCGCAGCGTTTCGTCCACGGTGAAGCGCGGATGCAGCGACGCGTAGGGATCCTGGAACACCATCTGCACGTCGCGACGGAACGCGCGGTCGAGCTTGCCCCGCACGGGCCGGCCGTCGATCGCGAGCGTGCCGGCCGCCGCCGGCACGAGGCCGGTCAGCGCGCGCAGCAGCGTCGATTTGCCGGAACCCGATTCGCCGACCAGCCCGAACGCGGCGCCGCGCGCCACCGCGAAGCTGGCCTCGCGCACCGCGTCCACGTGGCCCGCGCGCGTCGCGAAGCGCACCGACACGGCACGCACGTCGATCATCGGCGCGGCGGCGGTCCCGATGTCGGCGGCATCGTCGGGCATGGCGGCGCGCGCGGCCTCGCGGGCCGGCTCGGAGCGGGCCGTCATGACGCCTCCCCGAGCCAGGCCGGATCGAACGCGACCACCGGCAGTTCGTCGGGCGGCGCGACGAGCGGCGGGCTCGCGCCGAGCA
This window encodes:
- the bla gene encoding class A beta-lactamase, whose product is MAHSPLRRSLLLAAASAPVLAACASPRGGPPAVEAGRRQLAALDGSFTDGRIGVAALDTGSGARLLHRADERFAFCSTFKTILVSAVLTRAAGDPRLLSSVIRYRAQDLVRYSPVSEKHVDTGMSVAGLCAAALQYSDNSAANLLIRMVGGPAAVTAYARSIGDRRFRLDRIETELNDAVPGDERDTTTPAAMLDTLRRVTLGDALDASGRARLISWMLGNTTGDARIRAGVPAGWRVADKTGSGDYGSANDVAVIYPPRRAPIVLVVYTTRDRKDAEYDNAAIASAARIVTAAFG
- a CDS encoding ABC transporter ATP-binding protein — protein: MIDVRAVSVRFATRAGHVDAVREASFAVARGAAFGLVGESGSGKSTLLRALTGLVPAAAGTLAIDGRPVRGKLDRAFRRDVQMVFQDPYASLHPRFTVDETLREPLAIHGIAGADTRIPRALAEVGLDAAFRFRYPHQLSGGQRQRVAIARALIVEPRVLLLDEPTSALDVSVQAGILNLLSRLHRERGLTMLLVSHHLAVVGFLCERLAVMRHGGIVEQLAIEDLRAARVTSDYTRALLAATGGYRRGEAAGGDGGLASA
- a CDS encoding LysR substrate-binding domain-containing protein translates to MHRLPPLNALHVFVTVARHLNFTRAADALCLTQGAVSRQIQSLEAHYGFPLFVRRAKGLALTPEGEQLLPVVADSFARIDEVSRRLTRERTDLALKVPTCVMRWILPKVMQFQAEHPDLHVQMTTAWRHDVDFATEPFDAAIVYGGAGGPEIYTVPLFDERLTPVCAPELLADRPLASGADLARHTLLHPTRDHRDWRQWLAHAGIDGVDAARGPSFDTLDLATNAAMQGFGVAIGDVTLVAEDVAARRLARPFDAVLATGARYAFVCPARNAAQPKLGVFGAWLAAHRD
- a CDS encoding GlsB/YeaQ/YmgE family stress response membrane protein — translated: MIHLLETLVVGLVVGLLARALKPGDDGMGIVMTIVLGIAGSVVAGYVGRMAGWYQPGQGAGWVASIIGAIVLLVIVGAVRKRGT